From one Malus sylvestris chromosome 1, drMalSylv7.2, whole genome shotgun sequence genomic stretch:
- the LOC126593844 gene encoding pectinesterase 2-like: protein MATNLSSFVLCVSFVLFFSPALSNILHSSIDSWCKKTPYPETCKYTMTQDEKSLSIPKQLSNFKKLAVQVTLERALKAQSHNKWLGQKCRNKKERAAWADCMSLYEETIKLLNQTIDPATKSTDYDTQTWLSTALTNLDTCRAGFVELEVSDFVFPLMSNNVSKLISNTLSLWNSSNVSPVTNMYTEGYPSWVSPGDRKLLQSTPTADVVVAQDGSGNYKTIKAALDAAAARGGSKRFVIHVKRGVYKENLEIKLKNIYLLGDGLRYTIIIGSRSVVGGSTTFKSATVAVTGEGFIARGITFRNTAGPENHQAVALRSGADLSVFYRCGFEGYQDTLYTHSQRQFYRECYVYGTVDFIFGNAAVVFQNCMIYARKPMSGQQNTITAQGRTDPNQNTGISIHDSRVMAALDLESSVGSVKTFLGRPWKEYSRTVFMQSFLDTLVDPAGWLQWSGDFALKTLYYGEYKNIGPGAPTTGRVKWGGYRIITSSSEASKFTVDNFIAGSSWLPATNVPFTAGL, encoded by the exons ATGGCGACAAATCTAAGTTCATTCGTCCTATGTGTCTCCTTTGTTTTATTCTTCTCACCTGCCCTTTCAAACATTCTCCACAGCAGCATAGATTCATGGTGCAAAAAAACCCCCTACCCTGAAACTTGCAAATACACCATGACCCAAGACGAAAAATCTCTCTCTATCCCCAAACAACTATCCAACTTCAAGAAACTTGCAGTCCAAGTAACATTAGAAAGAGCACTCAAAGCGCAAAGTCACAACAAGTGGCTAGGGCAAAAGTGTagaaacaagaaagaaagagcTGCATGGGCTGACTGCATGAGCCTCTATGAGGAAACCATCAAACTCCTCAACCAAACCATAGACCCTGCCACAAAATCCACCGACTATGACACGCAAACTTGGCTCAGCACTGCTCTCACGAACCTTGACACGTGTCGGGCTGGGTTCGTGGAGCTTGAGGTTTCGGACTTTGTGTTTCCGCTCATGTCCAACAATGTGTCCAAGCTGATAAGTAACACTTTGTCACTTTGGAATTCCTCAAATGTTTCACCGGTGACAAATATGTACACAGAGGGTTATCCTAGTTGGGTTTCCCCTGGGGATAGGAAACTGTTGCAGTCGACGCCCACAGCGGACGTAGTGGTCGCTCAAGACGGGTCGGGGAACTATAAGACGATCAAAGCCGCTTTGGATGCTGCGGCCGCAAGGGGTGGGAGTAAGAGGTTTGTGATACATGTGAAGAGAGGGGTTTATAAGGAAAACCTTGAGATTAAGTTGAAGAACATTTATCTGCTGGGTGATGGACTGAGGTATACTATTATCATCGGCAGCCGTAGTGTTGTTGGAGGTTCTACAACTTTCAAGTCTGCAACTGTTG CGGTAACTGGTGAAGGCTTCATTGCTCGTGGCATAACATTCCGCAACACAGCTGGCCCAGAGAACCATCAAGCAGTAGCCCTCAGATCAGGCGCCGACCTCTCAGTTTTCTACCGCTGCGGATTCGAAGGCTACCAAGATACCCTCTACACCCACTCCCAACGACAGTTCTACAGAGAATGCTATGTCTACGGCACCGTTGATTTTATCTTTGGCAACGCTGCGGTTGTTTTCCAAAACTGCATGATCTACGCAAGAAAACCCATGAGTGGTCAACAGAACACAATCACAGCCCAAGGCCGAACGGACCCGAACCAGAACACGGGTATTTCTATCCACGACTCACGTGTCATGGCCGCACTGGACCTTGAATCGTCCGTCGGCTCAGTCAAGACATTCTTGGGTAGACCATGGAAGGAGTATTCACGCACAGTTTTTATGCAATCTTTTTTAGACACCCTGGTTGACCCAGCTGGGTGGCTCCAGTGGAGCGGTGATTTTGCTTTGAAGACATTGTATTATGGAGAGTACAAGAACATTGGACCGGGTGCACCTACTACTGGCAGGGTCAAGTGGGGTGGCTATCGAATTATAACTAGTTCATCGGAAGCATCGAAGTTTACTGTGGATAATTTCATTGCTGGAAGCTCATGGTTGCCTGCTACAAATGTACCATTCACGGCTGGCCTTTGA
- the LOC126595050 gene encoding probable pectinesterase/pectinesterase inhibitor 33: protein MLHIRKFARFSLFFLLIFISLFFHTTLARSHHRHSSRIRTWCRKTPHPESCNYCLSNSIHRFPPKHTSEFRKMLVQVALERALDAITYTFQYGQNCRNNNEKSAWADCLRLFENTVNQLNVTLEGLGNKRKCSNFDAQTWLSAALTNIHTCRVGSLELNVTDFITPIYRSSNNVSELISNSLAIGSQLLGTEESYNESEKFPNWVSKHDRRLLQASNIRANLVVAKDGSGHFSTVQAALDAAARRRVKSKFIIYVKKGVYTENIQVSNTNSKIMLVGAGIRYTIITSSRSVSEGYTTYNSATAGINGQGFIARGITFSNTAGPLKGQAVALRSASDLSVFYRCAFQGYQDTLMVYSQRQFYRECYIFGTIDFIFGNAAAVFQNCMIYVRKPLWGQVNVITAQGRNDPFQNTAISIHNSQVRAAADLKPVAGSYKTYLGRPWMQYSRVVFMKCYLDNLVNPAGWLRWQRSNFALSTLYYGEYQNFGPGSCTRYRVKWPGFHAITSPNVASMFTAGSLIAGWSWLPTTGVPFTMGL from the exons ATGCTTCACATTCGCAAATTTGCCCgcttctctttatttttcttactcATATTCATCTCTTTGTTCTTCCACACAACCCTAGCCAGAAGTCACCACCGCCACTCTAGCCGTATACGTACGTGGTGCAGAAAAACCCCTCACCCAGAGTCTTGCAACTACTGCTTGTCGAATAGCATCCACCGGTTCCCCCCGAAACACACCTCCGAGTTCCGAAAAATGCTGGTTCAAGTGGCCTTGGAGAGAGCTCTCGATGCCATAACATACACCTTCCAGTATGGCCAAAACTGCCGAAACAATAACGAAAAATCCGCGTGGGCCGATTGCTTGAGACTTTTCGAGAACACCGTCAACCAGCTCAATGTTACACTTGAAGGCTTAGGCAACAAACGCAAGTGTTCTAATTTTGATGCGCAAACTTGGCTCAGCGCTGCCCTCACCAACATTCACACGTGCCGAGTCGGGTCTTTGGAACTGAACGTTACGGACTTCATAACGCCGATTTACAGGTCCAGTAACAATGTGTCGGAGCTCATTAGCAACAGTTTAGCAATAGGTTCGCAACTTTTAGGCACGGAAGAAAGTTACAATGAGAGCGAAAAGTTTCCAAATTGGGTTTCGAAGCATGACCGGAGGTTATTGCAAGCTTCAAACATTAGGGCAAATCTTGTGGTGGCTAAAGATGGATCGGGGCATTTTTCGACCGTCCAAGCCGCCTTAGATGCAGCCGCGAGGAGAAGAGTCAAGAGCAAGTTTATAATCTATGTGAAGAAAGGTGTCTACACGGAGAACATTCAAGTTAGCAACACTAACAGTAAAATCATGTTGGTTGGTGCTGGCATTAGATATACAATAATCACATCTAGCCGAAGTGTCAGTGAAGGTTACACAACCTATAATTCTGCAACTGCTG GCATAAACGGTCAAGGATTCATTGCTCGTGGCATCACATTTAGCAACACTGCCGGACCACTAAAAGGCCAAGCTGTGGCGCTCCGATCGGCATCCGACCTCTCGGTCTTCTACCGATGCGCCTTCCAGGGCTACCAAGACACCCTCATGGTCTACTCCCAGCGCCAGTTCTACAGAGAATGCTACATCTTTGGCACCATAGACTTCATATTTGGTAACGCAGCTGCAGTTTTCCAAAATTGCATGATATATGTGAGAAAGCCATTGTGGGGCCAAGTCAACGTCATCACGGCACAAGGTCGAAACGACCCGTTTCAAAACACAGCAATTTCGATCCACAATTCTCAGGTACGGGCAGCCGCTGACCTAAAGCCCGTGGCCGGTTCTTACAAAACATATTTGGGCCGGCCGTGGATGCAGTACTCTAGGGTTGTCTTTATGAAATGTTATCTGGACAATTTGGTAAATCCAGCCGGCTGGTTGCGGTGGCAAAGAAGTAATTTTGCCCTTAGCACTTTGTATTATGGGGAGTATCAGAACTTTGGACCTGGCTCTTGTACTAGGTATAGAGTGAAGTGGCCTGGTTTTCATGCCATCACCAGTCCAAATGTGGCGTCTATGTTCACCGCCGGTAGCCTTATTGCTGGTTGGTCGTGGTTGCCCACCACCGGTGTGCCGTTCACAATGGGTCTATGA